The genomic window ACTATTATAATAAAGAAAGAATTCAACAAAAATACGACTACTTATCTCCAGTTGACTATCGGAAAAAAGTAATCGCATAGGTGTTTTTATTACTGTCTCATTTTAGGGGTTCAGTCCCGTAAAGAAGGCTTTTTATTATGATAAAGTCTTTTTAACAAAGCCATTAGCATTGACTAATTTGGTTTTAGCAGTATGTTTGTCACTGTTAGTTAGTATCATCACAATCGCCAATTTAACATCTTCATCGGCGTCATAAAAATAGTTTTCAGCCATTTCATAGTCACAGTCAGTTGCTTGCATGATAATTCTTTTTGCTCGTTCAACGAGTTTTTCGTTAGTTGCTTTAACATCAACCATTAGGTTGTTGAAGACTTTTCCAATGCCAATCATGCTGATGGTCGAAATCATGTTTAGAACTAATTTTTGTGCTGTACCAGATTTCAACCTTGTTGATCCCGTTAAAAATTCAGGTCCAACATTAATTTCAATTGGAAACTCTGCGTGCTGACTGATTTTGGCTTGTTTATTACAAGATAAACTTGCTGTTGTTGCTCCAACAGATTGTGCGTAGTTTAATCCACCAATAACATAAGGTGTCCGCCCACTTGCTGCAATACCTAGCACAATATCGTTGTCAGTTAGTTTTAGTTTCATCAAGTCCTCTCTACCAAGTTCTAAAGAGTCTTCAGCGCCTTCCACAGCTATTGTCATGGCTTTTTCTCCACCCGCAATCAATCCGATAACCATATCTGGATTAACGCCAAATGTTGGAACGCATTCAGCAGCGTCTAACACACCAAGCCGTCCACTAGTACCAGCACCCATATAGATAAGTCTTCCACCA from Vagococcus martis includes these protein-coding regions:
- the murQ gene encoding N-acetylmuramic acid 6-phosphate etherase, coding for MTKINLNNLTTEQRNQNTFGLDSMSVKEALVLMNKEDEKVAQAVRKELDSIEPVIEQTINAFNNGGRLIYMGAGTSGRLGVLDAAECVPTFGVNPDMVIGLIAGGEKAMTIAVEGAEDSLELGREDLMKLKLTDNDIVLGIAASGRTPYVIGGLNYAQSVGATTASLSCNKQAKISQHAEFPIEINVGPEFLTGSTRLKSGTAQKLVLNMISTISMIGIGKVFNNLMVDVKATNEKLVERAKRIIMQATDCDYEMAENYFYDADEDVKLAIVMILTNSDKHTAKTKLVNANGFVKKTLS